A part of Aegilops tauschii subsp. strangulata cultivar AL8/78 chromosome 2, Aet v6.0, whole genome shotgun sequence genomic DNA contains:
- the LOC109783605 gene encoding uncharacterized protein — MPSSDKQLAFSVKTAASRELLNKGTNIINMSQGTSLPPKDKGAAEEPFKAVGTKRLHTDAPSSPVYHNVYVRRKVETEQNKVNSSPEMKVSGKDKTKQQEEQRNVETEHSKVSCSQELKGSGSEITKEQEIQRMETEHSKVNPSQELKGSGSEKTKGQEERKVKTEHSKVNPSQELKGSGSEKTKGQEIQKMETEHSRVNPSQELKSSGSEKTKEQEEQKVKTEHSKVSSSKELKGNGGEKIEEQVDQQMVQCDQVSKPEVAPPIAESGIKEQDEQQTVQVNKPEVAPLISESGIKEQDEQQTVQVNKPEVAPPISESGIKEQDEQKTVQHDQVNKPELAPPIAESGIKGLDEQQTVQHDQVNKSEMAPIPEPGIKGQDEQQMVQHDQVDKPEMAPPIAETGIKEQEEQQTVQHDQINKPEVAPPISESCIEEQEKRQMVQPDQVNKPEVAPPVAEPRITEQEEPQMVQHDQVNKPEVAPPVAEPRITEQEEPQMVQHDQVNKPEVAPTIAESVDLVSSEMSESGGLEPSKSPEETHAETVPKINELPIASANEPPVAPSATVQGDIHRPGNQNPYWSERYDRLQTYLENCDRSPQEGYMRMLRSLSAAGRSMHAIELEKRAIHLLVEEGKELQRMKALNVLGKVSPNGPSKQDPLQRPCQK, encoded by the exons ATGCCATCTAGCGACAAGCAATTAGCATTCTCGGTGAAAACAGCAGCATCTCGTGAGCTGCTAAACAAAGGTACAAACATCATAAATATGTCTCAAGGCACTTCTCTGCCGCCAAAGGATAAAGGTGCTGCTGAAGAACCTTTCAAGGCTGTGGGCACAAAACGGCTGCATACTGATGCTCCTTCAAGCCCCGTTTATCATAATGTTTATGTACGGCGAAAGGTGGAAACAGAACAAAATAAAGTGAACTCGTCTCCGGAGATGAAGGTTAGTGGCAAGGACAAAACAAAGCAGCAGGAGGAACAGCGAAATGTGGAAACTGAACATAGTAAAGTGAGTTGCTCTCAAGAGTTGAAGGGTAGTGGAAGTGAGATAACAAAAGAGCAGGAGATACAGAGAATGGAAACTGAACATAGTAAAGTGAACCCTTCTCAAGAGTTGAAGGGTAGTGGAAGCGAGAAAACAAAGGGGCAGGAGGAACGGAAAGTGAAAACTGAACATAGTAAAGTGAACCCTTCTCAAGAGTTGAAGGGTAGTGGAAGTGAGAAAACAAAAGGGCAGGAGATACAGAAGATGGAAACTGAACATAGTAGAGTGAACCCTTCTCAAGAGTTGAAGAGTAGTGGAAGCGAGAAAACAAAGGAGCAGGAGGAACAGAAAGTGAAAACTGAACATAGTAAAGTGAGCTCTTCTAAAGAGTTGAAGGGTAATGGAGGAGAAAAAATAGAAGAGCAAGTGGATCAGCAAATGGTGCAATGTGATCAAGTCAGTAAGCCAGAAGTGGCACCTCCTATTGCTGAATCTGGAATAAAAGAGCAGGATGAACAGCAAACGGTGCAAGTCAATAAGCCAGAAGTGGCACCTCTTATTTCTGAATCTGGAATAAAAGAGCAGGATGAACAGCAAACGGTGCAAGTGAATAAGCCAGAAGTGGCACCTCCTATTTCTGAATCTGGAATAAAAGAGCAGGATGAACAGAAAACGGTGCAACATGATCAGGTGAATAAGCCAGAATTGGCACCTCCTATTGCTGAATCTGGAATAAAAGGGCTGGATGAGCAGCAAACGGTGCAACATGATCAGGTCAATAAGTCAGAAATGGCACCTATTCCTGAACCAGGAATAAAAGGTCAGGATGAACAGCAAATGGTGCAACATGATCAGGTCGATAAGCCAGAAATGGCACCTCCTATTGCTGAAACCGGAATAAAAGAGCAGGAGGAACAGCAAACTGTACAACATGATCAGATCAATAAGCCAGAAGTGGCACCTCCTATCTCTGAATCTTGCATAGAAGAGCAGGAGAAACGGCAAATGGTACAACCAGATCAAGTCAATAAGCCAGAAGTGGCACCTCCTGTTGCTGAACCTAGGATAACAGAGCAGGAGGAACCGCAAATGGTACAACATGATCAGGTCAATAAGCCAGAAGTGGCACCTCCTGTTGCTGAACCTAGGATAACAGAGCAGGAGGAACCGCAAATGGTACAACATGATCAGGTCAATAAACCAGAAGTGGCACCTACTATTGCTGAATCTGTAGATCTAGTCTCATCTGAAATGTCTGAATCTGGAGGGCTAGAGCCATCTAAATCTCCTGAAGAAACACATGCAGAAACTGTACCAAAGATAAATGAGCTGCCGATTGCTTCTGCTAACGAGCCACCGGTCGCTCCTAGTGCCACCGTTCAAGGTGATATCCATAGACCAGGCAACCAAAACCCGTACTGGAGTGAGAGATATGATCGATTACAGACATATTTGGAGAACTGTGATCGGTCACCCCAGGAGGGTTATATGCGAA TGCTTAGGTCACTCTCAGCAGCCGGTCGAAGCATGCATGCGATTGAGCTGGAGAAAAGGGCAATACACCTCCTAGTGGAGGAAG GTAAAGAGCTGCAACGGATGAAGGCTTTGAATGTTTTGGGGAAAGTTTCTCCGAACGGCCCTTCGAAGCAGGATCCCTTGCAGCGGCCGTGCCAGAAATGA